From the genome of Vicia villosa cultivar HV-30 ecotype Madison, WI linkage group LG2, Vvil1.0, whole genome shotgun sequence, one region includes:
- the LOC131650485 gene encoding protein FAR1-RELATED SEQUENCE 5-like, producing the protein MSVRSSFQVMRQIAGGSKNLGYCFQDLKNFLTTVRQKEMVIGDATSIQEYVRNEALRNPSFYYDIQVDSEENIASIFWSDAIMQQDYELFGDLISFDTTYRTNTEYRPLAPFLGFDNHRKSVLFGCALLYDETSASFDWLFTTFLKCMKNKKPITIFIDQASALMKSIPNIFLDVFHGLCSWHMGENAKSNLGSRCNGAFLDELHHLVSNVDDEAEFDFNWNKMLQNCFGGKATSEFTWLVQIHRNRTQWSSAWVKSHFTAGLKTTQLSESFNAFLRHFLQPNHSLVQLFIHFNVMVEKMRDNHDDCDFKAANTRPRNNYPNSQLMRSVVAKYTATSFAFIHKQYDLSFKYYYEEDTSRSSISNRVFKVFTIQLVRDADEMDFDNDAAANVYMSVEEVPENLLPND; encoded by the exons ATGTCTGTAAGATCCTCCTTTCAAGTTATGCGTCAAATAGCTGGTGGTTCAAAGAACCTTGGATATTGCTTCCAAGATTTAAAGAACTTTCTCACCACTGTTCGACAAAAGGAAATGGTCATTGGTGATGCAACTAGTATCCAAGAATATGTTAGAAACGAAGCTTTGAGGAACCCATCATTTTATTATGATAtccaagtagattctgaagagaaCATAGCTAGTATTTTCTGGTCAGATGCAATCATGCAGCAAGACTATGAATTATTTGGTGATCTCATCAGTTTCGACACAACTTATCGAACAAATACGGAGTATCGCCCATTAG CTCCATTCCTTGGATTTGACAACCACCGTAAGAGTGTATTATTTGGTTGTGCCCTGCTCTACGATGAGACTTCAGCAAGTTTTGATTGGTTGTTTACCACTTTCCTGAAGTGCATGAAAAATAAGAAACCCATTACAATTTTTATAGACCAAGCTTCTGCTTTAATGAAGTCAATTCCAAACATCTTTCTCGATGTCTTCcatgggttgtgttcttggcacaTGGGGGAGAATGCAAAGTCCAACTTAGGCTCTCGTtgcaatggtgcatttcttgacgaACTACATCACTTGGTTTCGAATGTTGATGATGAGGCAGAGTTTGACTTCAATTGGAATAAGATGCTTCAAAATTGTTTTGGTGGTAAAGCCACTTCTGAATTTACTTGGCTTGTCCAGATTCATCGTAATCGTACTCAATGGTCTTCTGCTTGGGTGAAATCACACTTCACTGCCGGTTTGAAGACCACACAGTTAAGCGAGTCGTTCAATGCCTTTCTTCGCCACTTTCTTCAGCCAAACCACTCACTTGTGCAATTATTTATCCATTTCAATGTTATGGTTGAGAAAATGCGAGATAATCATGATGATTGTGATTTCAAGGCTGCCAATACTAGGCCAAGAAACAATTATCCCAACAGCCAACTCATGAGGTCTGTTGTCGCCAAGTATACTGCAACAtcgtttgcattcattcacaagCAATATGATCTTTCTTTCAAATATTATTATGAGGAGGACACGTCAAGAAGTTCAATTTCTAATAGAGTTTTCAAAGTGTTCACAATTCAACTTGTTCGTGATGCCGATGAGATGGATTTTGATAATGATGCCGCTGCGAATGTTTATATGTCGGTTGAAGAAGTTCCAGAAAACCTTCTTCCTAATGATTAA
- the LOC131650484 gene encoding uncharacterized protein LOC131650484: MLVVFCKVNMLVNFIRSSKKRQELLRDKQVTQFSKLIEEGQIETGYGLNQESFIARAGDTRWSSHFMTLTSLMTLYGAIIGVLEEVGNDTSFAKYGKTMLLLDRDQDLLNALSLVNATKQELQEMRNDGWEELISKVMEVCSKLNINVPNMDASYVQGKKPRRHATTSSLHELNARFDEENTELLECVLCLSPSSSFATFDVKKLLRMVELYPVDFVDVPEVVVLLMDEISSSTNVTQDVGSISDENKESWQHFVFHDLSSIKDFYAKYAHEKGFNHGFKHGSRADPKNKTNSDTPVLIEYQKEKELPEERTGCPASISLKYNSNVKGYHIYKWNVTHNHPLHKPEH; encoded by the exons ATGTTAGTGGTTTTTTGTAAGGTCAATATGCTTGTTAATTTCATTCGATCTTCTAAGAAGAGACAAGAATTACTTCGGGACAAACAAGTAACTCAGTTTTCTAAATTGATTGAAGAGGGCCAAATAGAAACTGGTTATGGATTAAATCAAGAATCATTTATTGCTAGAGCCGGTGACACACGTTGGAGTTCCCACTTTATGACTCTCACTAGTTTGATGACTTTGTATGGTGCCATTATTGGGGTACTTGAAGAAGTTGGAAATGATACGTCATTTGCAAAATATGGCAAAACAATGCTTTTGTTAGAT CGTGATCAAGATCTTTTGAATGCTTTGTCACTTGTCAATGCTACCAAACAAGAATTACAAGAAATGAGGAATGATGGATGGGAAGAGCTTATATCTAAGGTTATGGAAGTTTGCAGTAAGCTTAACATTAATGTGCCTAACATGGATGCATCATATGTGCAAGGGAAGAAACCTAGGCGACATGCTACAACTTCTAGT TTGCACGAGCTCAATGCTAGGTTTGATGAAGAGAATACTGAACTTTTAGAATGTGTTTTATGTTTGAGTCCTTCATCGTCATTTGCAACTTTTGATGTGAAAAAGTTATTAAGAATGGTTGAACTTTATCCAGTTGATTTTGTAGATGTGCCGGAAGTG GTTGTGTTGCTAATGGATGAGATTTCGTCTTCCACAAATGTCACTCAAGATGTTGGTTCAATCTCCGATGAAAATAAAGAATCGTGGCAACATTTTGTCTTCCACGACCTTTCATCAATCAAGGATTTCTATGCTAAATACGCTCATGAAAAGGGATTTAAC CATGGTTTCAAGCACGGAAGTCGGGCGGATCCTAAGAACAAGACAAACTCGGATACTCCTGTTCTCATTGAATATCAGAAAGAGAAAGAACTTCCCGAGGAAAGGACTGGTTGCCCAGCTAGTATTTCGTTGAAGTATAATTCTAATGTTAAAGGTTATCACATATACAAATGGAATGTTACTCATAACCACCCTCTCCATAAACCCGAGCATTAG